The proteins below come from a single Papaver somniferum cultivar HN1 chromosome 11, ASM357369v1, whole genome shotgun sequence genomic window:
- the LOC113324584 gene encoding transcription factor NAI1-like: MLPSDVPCMNANSASKQQGLKRKRTSTTATMANNSHSTKEHVVAEKKRREKLNQRFIALSAIVPGLKKVDKASVLGDAVKYLTQLQEKVKTLEERTTKKTVESVIFLKKTQMFADENDSSSSSENSVAGLINDETLPEIEARVSHKNILIRIHCEKHTGVLVKILSQIENLHLSIISSNAIPFDDDSSLAITITAQMNAKYSMTVKDLVKSLRSIV, encoded by the exons ATGCTCCCATCTGATGTTCCTTGCATGAACGCCAACTCTGCGTCCAAACAGCAAGGGCTAAAGAGAAAGAGGACTAGTACTACTGCTACCATGGCAAATAACTCGCACTCTACTAAAGAGCATGTAGTGgcggaaaagaaaagaagagagaagcTTAACCAAAGGTTTATAGCTTTGTCTGCTATAGTTCCAGGCCTAAAAAAG GTGGACAAGGCTTCAGTTCTTGGGGATGCCGTAAAGTACTTGACACAGCTTCAAGAGAAGGTGAAAACACTTGAGGAACGAACTACGAAGAAAACAGTAGAGTCGGTAATCTTTTTGAAGAAAACTCAAATGTTTGCCGATGAGAATGACTCATCTTCCTCGAGTGAGAACTCCGTCGCTGGACTCATTAATGATGAAACACTACCTGAGATTGAAGCAAGAGTTTCGCACAAGAATATTTTGATAAGAATTCACTGCGAAAAACATACCGGAGTGTTGGTTAAAATACTTTCACAGATTGAGAATCTACATCTTTCTATTATAAGTTCAAATGCCATCCCATTTGATGATGATTCATCTCTCGCTATAACTATAACGGCACAG ATGAATGCTAAATATAGTATGACAGTAAAGGATCTTGTTAAGAGCCTGCGGTCAATTGTTTAA